In one Euwallacea fornicatus isolate EFF26 chromosome 33, ASM4011564v1, whole genome shotgun sequence genomic region, the following are encoded:
- the mmy gene encoding UDP-N-acetylhexosamine pyrophosphorylase-like protein 1 → MISLDQIKEVVRECQQEHILKFYDELKNDERESFLNQLKRIKFKEVNGLFKKAQKAYSEGVEKVDSRIQPIPVDQFGSEKNADPEEVLTYKSLGLEAVSQGQVAVLLLAGGQGTRLGVTYPKGMYSVDLPSGKTLFQIQAERIRRVMELAHQETGRKGSVVWYIMTSGPTNATTKKFLETNNYFGLNKENVKLFQQGLLPCFDFEGKILMEGKNVVALAPDGNGGIYRALMENHILDDMEKRGIKYIHAHSVDNILVKVADPVFLGYCVKKEAECGAKVVSKNSPNEAVGVVCKVDGKYQVVEYSEITEQTANLRDSSGNLVFSAGNICNHFFTTSFLQKVGKQYESELKLHVAKKKIPYVDGKGEKVKPSKPNGIKIEKFIFDVFQFTDKFVTWEVPRISEFSALKNADAAGKDCPSTARADLLTLHKSYIEQVGGHINEGVEVEISPLLSYAGENIEQKVKGKKFDSTTILLSEEEALRSYINGITIGKA, encoded by the coding sequence ATGATTTCGCTAgatcaaattaaagaagttgTCAGAGAATGCCAGCAAGAgcatattttgaagttttacgATGAATTGAAGAATGACGAGCGGGAAAGTTTTCTGAATCAATTGAAGAGAATTAAGTTTAAAGAAGTGAATGGACTCTTCAAGAAGGCACAGAAGGCCTACAGCGAGGGTGTGGAGAAGGTCGATTCGCGGATACAGCCGATTCCTGTTGATCAATTCGGATCGGAGAAGAATGCTGACCCAGAAGAAGTGTTGACTTACAAAAGTTTGGGATTGGAGGCGGTTTCACAAGGTCAAGTGGCGGTACTACTTTTGGCGGGAGGACAGGGAACGCGTCTCGGTGTTACGTATCCCAAAGGAATGTATTCCGTGGATTTACCATCTGGAAAAACCTTGTTTCAAATCCAGGCAGAGCGAATTCGAAGGGTTATGGAACTCGCACATCAGGAGACTGGCAGAAAGGGTAGTGTTGTTTGGTACATCATGACAAGTGGTCCGACCAACGCAACTACcaagaaatttttggaaaccaACAACTACTTTGGGCTAAACAAAGAGAATGTTAAATTATTCCAACAAGGGTTACTGCCATGCTTCGACTTTGAGGGCAAAATTCTTATGGAAGGAAAGAACGTGGTTGCTTTGGCTCCTGATGGCAATGGAGGAATTTACAGGGCTCTTATGGAGAATCATATTTTAGACGACATGGAAAAAAGAGGCATCAAATATATTCACGCCCATAGTGTGGACAACATTTTAGTCAAAGTGGCGGACCCGGTGTTCCTGGGTTATTGTGTGAAGAAAGAAGCCGAATGCGGAGCCAAAGTTGTCAGCAAAAACAGTCCAAATGAGGCAGTCGGTGTGGTGTGCAAGGTTGATGGGAAGTACCAAGTAGTAGAGTACAGTGAAATCACGGAACAAACAGCAAACCTCAGAGATTCTTCGGGGAATTTGGTGTTCAGCGCTGGGAATATCTGCAACCATTTCTTTACAACTAGCTTTCTTCAGAAAGTTGGAAAGCAGTACGAATCCGAGTTGAAATTGCATGTGGCCAAGAAGAAAATTCCTTATGTCGACGGCAAAGGGGAGAAAGTAAAACCTTCGAAACCCAACGGAatcaaaatagaaaaattcatcTTCGACGTGTTTCAATTCACTGATAAATTTGTTACCTGGGAAGTACCCCGCATTTCCGAGTTCAGTGCCCTCAAGAATGCAGACGCTGCAGGAAAAGACTGTCCCTCTACAGCTAGGGCAGACCTATTAACTTTACATAAAAGTTATATAGAACAAGTTGGGGGGCATATTAATGAAGGTGTTGAAGTTGAAATTTCTCCGTTATTATCGTATGCTGGGGAGAATATCGAACAAAAAGTTAAAGGGAAGAAGTTTGATTCTACCACTATTTTACTGTCCGAAGAGGAAGCTCTGCGGTCTTACATAAATGGGATTACGATTGGCAAGGCATAG